The window ACAGAACAATTACACGATTTAAGTTAACAGTTTTCAGTAAGGAAATTGTGTTGTTATCCAAGGAGAATCCTAAAATGCCAGAGAGAGTCTTTAATTTCAGTCCAGGGCCCGCCACCCTTCCCTACGAAGTTCTGCAGCAGGCAAGCAAAGATATTGTCAATTTCAAGGATTCAGGTATCGGACTCATCGAAATCAGCCATCGCTCAAAAGAGTTCATGGCAGTTATCGAAGATGCCGAATCGCTTTTGCGCGAGCTTATGGCGATTCCCGATAACTACAAAGTACTCTTTCTTCAGGGCGGAGCTTCAAGCCAATTTTTTATGGTGCCGATGAATCTTATGGTTGGGAAAAAGGCAACTTATCTCAATACCGGCACCTGGTCAAAAAAGGCCATTAAAGAGGCAAAGCTTTTCGGTGATGTCGATGTGGCATTTTCCAGTGAAGAGGATAGTTTCAATCGCGTGCCAAAGCAGCAGGAATACAGTGTCGCAGATGATTCAGAATTTCTCTATTTTGTCTCGAACAACACCATCTACGGCACCCAGTTTCATGAGATGCCGGAAACTGAAAAGATGCTTGTTTGTGATATGTCTTCCGACATTCTTGCCCGAAAGATAGATGTTTCCAAATTCGGTCTTATATTTGCGGGTGCCCAGAAAAATCTTGGGCCGGCTGGTGTTACCTTGGTGATTATCAGGGAAGATCTTCTTGGTAAAGCACCTGAGAGTACGCCTACCATGCTGAACTATAAGACCCATGCGGATAAAGGGTCTATGTTCAATACCCCCCCTACTTTTCCCATTTACATAGTGGCTGAAGTATTGAAATGGCTGAAGGCTAAGGGTGGTGTCACGGAGATGGAGAAAATCAATCGGGAAAAGGCAGCTCTCATCTATACTGCTATTGATGCCACTGACTATTATCGTGGTCATTCAGATGCTGATTCACGATCAATCATGAATATTTCTTTCAACCTTCCCACGGCTGAACTTGAAGCAAAATTTATCGCCGAAGCAGCCGAAATCGGACTTAACGGACTCAAGGGCCACCGCTCCATAGGTGGATGTCGTGCTTCCATATATAATGCATTCCCAAGGGAAGGCGTTGTCAAACTGGTTGAGTTTATGAAAGAGTTTGAGGCAAAAAATCCCGCATAACAGATGTGCTTAACATGGGGTGTTGCTGTAATGTTTTCGGGCTGGGATACAACACGTTATCCCGGCCCTTTTAGGTCTATAGATTTCTAAAGACTACAACTGAATCACACCAAAAGCAGTGATAAATTCGCCGCTGCGCTGAACTAAGCTGGTTGATTTTCATTTCTTCAAATATCTTATTTAAAGAGGACTATGCATTACGTAGGACAAATCATCCGTCCACCGAGCGAAGCTCATTCGATCATCCTTCAGGTGACTGTGGGCTGCTCACATAACAAGTGCACTTTTTGCGGTGCTTACAAAGATAAGCGCTTTGAAATCAAAGAAGATCCGATTGTGCAAAGTGATTTAGATTTTGCGGCGCAATATTGCCGGAATCAGAACAAGGTCTTTCTTGCAGATGGTGACGCACTTGTTATCCCCTTTAAGAGATTAAAAAAAATATTTTCAGATATTCGGATAAAACTCCCATGGGTAAACCGTATATCTCTTTATGCCAGCGCCAGGTCAATACGAAGCAAAAGTGTCGAACAGCTCGTTGAACTGAAAAAGCTAGGACTTGATCGGGTCTATCTTGGTCTGGAGAGCGGTAATGACAAGGTGCTCGCTTTAGTAAAAAAAGGCGAAACGGCTGAGTCCATGATTGCAGCGTCCGAAAAAATCAGAGAGGCCGGGCTGTTTCTTTCCGCAATGGTTATTTTAGGTTTAGCCGGGCGTGAATTGTCCAGCAAGCATGCGATAGAGACTGCAAAA of the Desulfosediminicola ganghwensis genome contains:
- the serC gene encoding 3-phosphoserine/phosphohydroxythreonine transaminase — its product is MPERVFNFSPGPATLPYEVLQQASKDIVNFKDSGIGLIEISHRSKEFMAVIEDAESLLRELMAIPDNYKVLFLQGGASSQFFMVPMNLMVGKKATYLNTGTWSKKAIKEAKLFGDVDVAFSSEEDSFNRVPKQQEYSVADDSEFLYFVSNNTIYGTQFHEMPETEKMLVCDMSSDILARKIDVSKFGLIFAGAQKNLGPAGVTLVIIREDLLGKAPESTPTMLNYKTHADKGSMFNTPPTFPIYIVAEVLKWLKAKGGVTEMEKINREKAALIYTAIDATDYYRGHSDADSRSIMNISFNLPTAELEAKFIAEAAEIGLNGLKGHRSIGGCRASIYNAFPREGVVKLVEFMKEFEAKNPA
- a CDS encoding radical SAM protein → MHYVGQIIRPPSEAHSIILQVTVGCSHNKCTFCGAYKDKRFEIKEDPIVQSDLDFAAQYCRNQNKVFLADGDALVIPFKRLKKIFSDIRIKLPWVNRISLYASARSIRSKSVEQLVELKKLGLDRVYLGLESGNDKVLALVKKGETAESMIAASEKIREAGLFLSAMVILGLAGRELSSKHAIETAKVLNKMQPKRIAALTLMLLDNTELARLYRDGRFELLEPFEMLKELRLLIDNLDTASQFFANHASNYLPIMGRVPRDREKMLEMIDDGLQDTHQLVPEGFRRL